Part of the Phycodurus eques isolate BA_2022a chromosome 3, UOR_Pequ_1.1, whole genome shotgun sequence genome, GCGCCCCGGCCCTTCTGTGTTGACCTTTCGCCTTTTCTGGAtcctccggcttcctcccgcatttgAAAAACAGGCACGtgaggttcactgaagactccaaattgtccgtaggtgtgaacgtgactgCCAATGGCCGTCCCGTGCCCGGTGAGTGACTTGCGAACGGgtgtcgcccaaagtcagctgccaAACACTCCAACTTATCAGGGCGATAACTCGGAATCAAATGGTCAAATTTACGACAGTATTCTGATACTCAGCACACACAGTtgggcattcattcattcattcattcattcattcattcattcattcaaaagaCACGGGCGACAGTGTGGGCAGCAAACTGCCGAGAATCGATCAACAGTTTCAGCAAAACAAGCGCCGATCTTGCAACTTTGATGGAATTTCATCTTCGTCTCACTCTGACGAACAAAAATAACTCTCGAACACAACTTGAAGGTGATTGGTTACGTCATGAAAGACGGTGACCGTTTTGACCTCagccatattattattattattattatattcttcAAAAGAATATCAATAATAATTCCTGAGACTTTCTGGATGAGCTCTCAACTGTTTTTACCTCGACCTTTGTGACCTCGTGTCAAATATTGCTTTCAAAGCGCAGGAGTCTTTCAACGTCAATTCCAAATTTTGGGAGGAAGATGACCTTAAGAATTGTATTAACAATCAACCTCTGAGCATGAATGACTTCTGTATTTTCGTCAAGCCTTGGATCGCCGACACATTTCATTGCGGTAACATCTAACCTCGCCCTGCACGCGACAAGTGCTTCACACACCAAATCTCGAAAATGGATCGCCCACGCTGCAGAATAAACACATACATGAATTAAGCCTGCAATACGTGCAATTAACGAGCTCACTCCACAGGACGTTGTGAAACGGATTGCGTAATTCCGCACGACAATACATTGCGTTCGCGTATTAATTGTTACTATTTTGGTGTCAATAATTATAGCTGTGGGTATTTGCAGTCATCTAAATGTTCAtttaggttttgtttttgttttttgggggggggggggcatacttggcaaataaagatgattcggatttATTTGATGTAAAACATGATAACGTAAAACAGGCGCACATAATTGTTACCTCGAAAGTGCTTCAAATAATGATCGGGCGGTGACTCGTTTAACTGATACGTCAAAGGCTGCTGTTACATAACTACAAACTGCAAAtcgaaggcaaaaaaaaaaacaggcgtgTTTGTTTATAATCAACTGTCTTTTGTGAACGTCTTATCTTCATTTCCGGCTTCTTGAATGCTGCGTTCAGGGTCATCAGTAACAACAAAGACGCTTCCGGTACCATTGGACCATTGGTGTGGGGTCCTGGGTCAGACTTGTACAAAGATACTTTGGTTTGCgaatacatttgaacaaaaaaaaacaatttagacACACATATAACACGTGTAATTTGGTGTTTTAAGGacgtattatatatattttttttaaaagtgttgaGTCTCTTGTAAGGGGTGTTTCCTACGTTTTGCTTGTGTGTTGAACTCAACCTAGTGCACTGTGCCAGCTGGCTGCACGTCGGTGCggagggggcgggggagggggggggggggcccggGGTGAGGAAGGGGGAGGGGTTAAGTGAGGAGGGGGAGGGCGCTGTGTTCTCTCGCTCGTCTTGTTCAGCCATGTTAGATTTTCGCTGCTTTTCACCAACGATGAGCGCGGAGCCATGGCCTTGTCATTGAGTGGAGACGATGAGGAATATGATTCAGAGTCAGAACAGGTCAGAGCAACTGGATTAACCCAAGTTAGCACAACTGGATATGCGATTGAAGCACAAAATTCAAAGCGCGTTGTTGCGAGGGagctgtgttgtttttttgttttttttttcccctcctgccAATTACCTGAGCAGACTGTTGTATCCACGAGCGTTACCTCGCCGTCCCGGTGGATCGAGAAGGCAAATATGCGTCGGAAACCTTTATTGGAGGCTTGTATGTATTCGTACGCGCAATAGCAGGCATTTacgttgattttattttttattttatttttttgggggtgggtaaACCAACTCGTTGTGTTGATCCGACTGGCAACTCCGAGttgtcgtcgtcccccccccccttccccggTCACCGTCTATCAACTGACCCATTTTTGCACTGCCCACCTCTCAAAGCAACTTGTGACATTTCGACTCTCGTGTCAGTGGAAGCACAACTGCTTGCTGCTACTATTCCGTGGCTTTTCGAAATCCAGATTGCTTACTGCTGGCTGGTTGtccttctgcaaaaaaaaaaaaaaaaaaaaagagagagaaaagaaaaagggatgAATTTCACCCACTTCCTTAAGTTACACTGTCTTTAAGAAGGCTCCAGGCCAAATCTTCTCTTAGCAGGGGCCGTGGAGGGGGGATGGGGAGAGTGAACAATGAAGTGTGTCTCCTTCTGTTGCATGGAGAACGCTGGTCCAAACAGAACCAAGTGACCCCTTGACAAGTTGTAACGCTGCAGCCCCCTTTCGGGCTGTTCAGGTGGTCCCGCTTTGGAAAATGTGGCAACAAGAGTGCATCCATGGCTTTGATGTGCTCATTCACAGCCTATTCATGTTTTAGTTAAGTAGTCATGTATAATGGTCAGATATGCTTTTGCTAAGCTAAACTGGTTATTATTGTATCTTAACATATCAGAGCAATAATCAGATATGCAaacagtatgtccaaaacatcaGCTCAGTCTGATTGGACATTTAGTGAGTGATATAATGGGAGTATCTTTGCATCATAGCCACATCATAAAGTGTCTGAATCAAGAAAAACTAtagttcacatttttttgggggggggggggattgcaGAATAGCATGAGTGTTGATGCTCGACTCTCAATAATGAGCAGCGCTAAAAATAACGCAATCCTCTTCTAATTATATCCAGGTAAGATTCCTAAtattttggggtgaaatttctCCCGCTTCCTACACCACACCCACTAATAGTGTGTCATTTCACCTTCTCTGCTGTGCAATGATGTTGTACATGTGAAGGATATTCCTGCGGAACTTCTATAAAGACCGCTGAATCTGTTGAATGCGCTAATGACGGtataataaatcagcaaaaaatgtggcGGGCAACTTTGCTGAACTGTCATCCCTTCATTCAATGGAGTCCGGCGAAAGTTTCTTTCGTATCTACTATAGACAAAACGTGTACGCTCCCGACCGCGAGGTCATCAACAATAATGCCGAGCGACAATTGACTACACAAGAGAGAAAAACCATTCATCTTTGACCCACTTCTCATATTTACCCTGTGGTATTGGCCGGTGTCACATGTGTGTCGGATATTAAAGATGATTTTGGTATTCCATTTGAACATTACAAACAAAGCATCAGAAAGCATTTCATTATGATTCACTCCAGTGTACCACCACACCCACTACGACCTCACCCTTACTACTTAAAATAGAACGATTACCTTCTCAAGTATGTAAAGACAGCTACATCGTTGTAAAAGGTAGCTGTGTTACTGGATGGCctatttgacctttttttgtgCAGGTGTAAACAGGTGTCAAATGTCCATCATGCAAAATGCTCCTGAGGGCAAGTAAGAATGAAGTGCTTCTGTTCAACAGGAAGGTGTTTTCATCTCAACTAATCAGGGCCGCATAAACGATCCGGGTCCCCGTCTTTGTTACGCTCAACCGAAACGTCTTTGCGCTTGTTTTACAACTTGCCAGCTAAACGCAGCGCTCGGTTGTCTTTAACCTGGAAAATCTCGACAGTCGGCCGGGTCAGCTGACAAGACATTcgactgctttttttccccccccagcgTTGGGAAGCCGGCGCACTTTTGCCCACAGATCAAACGCTTTGAAGGGAACACATGCCCGGCTAACCTGCTGAAGCAGTTTGTCTCCTTTTTAGACAAGAGCCTTCAACAAGTTCAGTTCAGCTAACTGACAAATAGTCATCTGTAGAGGACAGTCGTAGATTATAATTAGATGGTTTCCCAGGCTTTTCAAATAGCTATAATTATATTCATAATTGTAATAATGACAGGTATAGAACAATTGAATTCCTCCTCTAAAACGCAAACCTCTGCAATATCATTTTTTCACGCATCCCCTGCAGTCCTTAAAAATCATATCCACCAGCAGAAAGACGAGCGTGTTGCCTAGGTAACGTCTCTAGTTGGAAAGGGAGTCTGTGTAATGGCCTGTGatttgtctcccccccccctcagtgaTTTACCATCCTTCCATAGCAACCGAAGAAGTATTAAAAGAGATGAGAGACATCCACATGGGAATGATATTTGACTGCTGTATGTCACATGTTTTAGTTACAGCTCTGCTTTTTTCCctcttatttgttttgttgagtCACTCAATCTGTATGCAATTTATCATCCTGTTCAGAGGATCTCAGCGGGATCCTCTGTTGATGAAAATACCGAATTGTGGTAAAAAATTGTATTGTGTGCTTGTCATTTTAAATTAGATTGTAATATTGGCCAGTGGCATTTACAATCCTAAACGTTGTTTTTCCACTCTTGCAGCAGCGTGCAGCCAATCGTCCGAAGCCCAAGATGGCGACAGCGTCGGCTGTTAAACTGCCATCGAGTCGTAGCTCGTCAGGAGCCAGACGGAGGAGAACGCGTTGCCGAAAGTGCGAAGCGTGCATGCGGACAGAGTGCGGGGAGTGTCACTTCTGCAAGGACATGAAGAAGTTCGGCGGTCCGGGCCGCATGAAACAGTCCTGCATTATGAGACAGTGCATAGCAGTGAGTcagctgttttattattattattcaaatgatTTGACTTCATTCGAATGGCAGAGATAACACGGGCATGGGTGGAAGTCCATTTTATCTGGAGCTGTCGCCGCACACCTCCATTAATAAGTCACAAAGACATATCTGTAAATAATGCATGCAAGACGTACAGAGCTCTGAATCACAAATCCCAAAGTCTGCATTTCCAACTCCTAACAAGATTCTGTGCTCCTTCTTTTCCGCTGCAGCCTGTTCTGCCTCACACAGCGGTATGCGTGGTGTGTAAGGAGGCTGGGAAGGAGGATAcactggaggaagaggaggacaagTTCAACTTCATGTTAATGGAATGTTCTATCTGCAACGAAATTGTCCATCCCAACTGCCTCAAGGTACGCCGAGGCAGCCTGTGAACGCCAACTCCCTCTCAGTCAAATCACTCATCTGGTGATTCATGAGTTGAATCTTGTGCCGAGAATGCCAGGTCATCATAAACTCACACAAGTGACTCGGTGGTTTTAACGATAGGGGCTTGACCTTCGACATGTTTCCACCTGATGTCTTGAGGGCGTGACATCATCGCTCAAGAGAAACCCGCACCGCAGTCTGTAACAATACAGCTGACATAGCGTGAGAAAAAGCCACATCATAGTTGTTTAGCGACATTAAATCCAAAGTACGTCAAGCGAGGTATGCTGCTTGCGCTTCGTAAGTCGAACGCGACAGTTGTCTGCAAGCATATCCTTGCTCAAACAAGTTAAACAGACCGTGCTGTCTTTTCACAGCATGCTCCCGCTGTGGCGTTGTGTATCACAGGCAATTGTAACACTTTAGACCACACCCAGCTCTCTTTTACAAAATCCTTGCAGTCAAATTCTGCACTTTTAAGTGTGGCTGAGGTTAAACTGTCCTAACGGACCCACACCACTCTCACTTTCACTTCCTTCGTGACCTTTGTGTCAGAGCAAACTGAATCCAGGACACTATTATGACTATTCTTGTCttaatgtttctgtttttctcgCTGACCCGTTAGGTGAGCGATGCTTCTGGTGTGGTGAATGACGAGCTCCCCAACTGCTGGGAATGCCCGAAGTGCAACCATGCCGGAAAGAGCGGGAAAGTGAGTTCAAAGATGTGCGAGGAGGCTTTAGATTGAGCCACAAATGTTGGATGAGTCTTAGGTCAGGAGGTACTTTCACTCTGAAATATAGTTGCACAATCACAGAGGAGTTGCTTTGTGAGCTCTCTTGAGTTGTATTTATAGTAACATAAAAGTCATCTGTCTTTAAGTACTGTATAATAACTTGAGTCAACTTGAATTTATGAGGAGCAATAGGCTAAAGGTATAAAGTTGTCTTGCACTTTTCGCCCCTTTTGGTATTAAAGCAAAAAAGGGGTCCAGGGTTCAAGTACGCCTCCAACCTCCCCGGCTCTCTGCTGAGGGAGCAGAAGCCTGTGAAGGAGGAGGGGGACATGTCTTCTTCAGTCAAGAGAAGACCCGACAGAGAGGAGACACCCAGGCATCGACCCGACGAGCCTCTCCACCGGCAGCCGCCCCTGCTGTCCCCCGGCGGCgttccccgaccccgcctcgaGGATAAgctgaggaagaagaggaagctctttgatgaagaggaggaagacgattTCAGAGGAAGAAAGAAGGTGGGTTGTCATGTAGCAATGGTTCTTTGTactcttgttacaatttagtagcGGCTGGATTTCAGATGTCGTGCTCAAGAGAGAATTTCACACCCGTGACGTCAAAGTAACTTCCGTTATCTCCTTTGCAGGAAAGGTCAGACGAACCTAGTTTTTCAAAACTCCTTCAGCAAATCAAGATGGAAGAGGAAGATGCATACGAGGACGATGACGAAGACGGAAGGGAGCTTTCACTTCCGGAGTTTCGTGGAGAGAAATGGGCGTTTGGGTGCTGCTGAGGACTTGGCAGATGATAGAGACTATAGGAGCGATCTTTTAAATTCGTCCCTCAAAATGCCCGTCGTGGATAGCGACCACTCCCACTGCAGCTCTCCGCAAGCCGGCCCGAGCAGCGAAGGCGGAAGCGAGACCCAGGAGAAAGGCCCTCGACCCAAAGCTCGCCGCAAACGCCGTTTACCCAACCGGGAGCTGAGCAGAGAGCTGAGTAAAGCGCTGAACCAGGAAATACAGAAGACCGAAGACTGCCTGGCCAACGAGAACCGCCAGCCTCTGAAGGTGGAGCCCGAGTCTGAAAACGAGGAACCCAACAGGTTGTTCCGGAACAGCAATGACATGGGCGAGCAGAGGCCCCACCTGAAGACCAAGGAGATGAACGGCACCCCCTGGGAGCTGCGCCACTTCTACCCGAGTCAGATCACTCCGCTGGGCTTCAACAGGAGCACGCCGACCACCCGGCCGGTGCCTCCGCGCTCGCCGcccaagtgtgtccaaatggAGCGGCACGTCATTCGGCCCCCCCCGATAAGCCCGCCCCCCGACAGGCTGCCTCTCAAAGACGGGAAAATGCATGTCCTCCAGCGTGAGGTCTGGATGAAGATCTTCAACCACCTCACACATCAGGAGCTCTGCTGCTGcatgagagtgtccaagaccTGGAACAGATGGTAAATGCAACACACAGACAGCTAagcttgtgtaaaaaaaaaaaaaaatcgaaattaaaaaatatttaaaaacaataaaaaaaaaacaaaagcgtcAATCGAACTATTGTATTACACACAAAGAagcatatttcattttttggcTCAGATCTAAAgtatgaaaatgaaaaacgGGTGTCAGGACTGGGTTTGAGttgaatatttacagtaatttgtcACGTTAACATGAAGTTGGGTAACGAGCATTAGTAAAGATAGGTCTAGACCGCAATTCCTCAAATGACCCGGCAGCTGTATTCTAACATCGAGAATGATGTATTTAAAGGAACAAAAGGTCTAATGCTACCTTTACATCAGAAAACATTGAAAACGATCATCTCACACCTGCTCACATCTTACGACAAGTTTTACTCACAACCGAGTCTCAGACTGAGGTTGAAGCCCAGCCCCCTTGATTGTTTCCGTTTTTTGGAGCTCATCTATTGGTTGTTGATTGTGTCACATCGCCGCAAAGATTGAAAGACTTGTGATTATATCAAACACGTTTGATATTGTCCTAAGGCCCAAGACTTGATCTAAAACAGCTGACCTTATACTCAAGGGTCGAAGAAGAAAACGGAACGATTGCTTTCGCTGCCGTTTGTCCGATCGCATTGTTTTCAACTCATTCACGTCCACACCGAGAACCAAATGTGGACTACTAGACTTGGTCCAAATAACTTAGACCGCAACAACGTTATTTGCATTCTTCTTTCAACCATTGTGCAAAAATGCGTGAGGAACTGTGGGCATATGTCTCGGTTAGGGCGGCGGGTGTCCACAGGACGTCTGGCGCAAAGAGAAGGAAAACCTTCACAAACTGCTTGTGACTGCagcatatgcaaaaaaaaaaaaaaaaaaaatgatcatgaTAATGTTTCAAACATGTTTGTCCTTGATGTATACCTGATGGATTGTTCAATGGTTCGTGGTCGTAGTCCGGACGGATTGTGGCGCCGGCGCCAAAGCTAACATCGCTGTACTAATGCTCGTTAACAAACCTCCAGGTAATGTAAACGTGACTCATTAAACTGAAATCAAACTCAAACCTTTTTTGATTGTTAATCCGAGCCCGAAACTCTGTGAAAAATCAGGCAATTTTTCCTTGTTGTCAGATttcaaagtaacaaaataaTGACTCTTTATCATCTTTGATTGCCTAACCATCTGAAAGGACCAAATCGGCATTCTTTGCTACCAAACGGTGTTCCTGTCACTGCCAATTGCGCTGACACGTGACGAAGAAGTCCTGATGGTTCAGAATCACGCTTTCTCATCATTGCACTGCTCCAGAAGTGTCACGACAAGCAATAGAAACCAAGTTTAGCTTTGAACCTGTTCCAGTTGAACCAGTTTACTAGAGGTGAAACAATTAATAAAGACTTATCACGATTCACGGTTGCCTATTCGACTCAAGGACGATATGGATTAATTTCGCAAACGATACGATCTGAAACAATTTACTGGCTTGCAATCAATTCAGTGGCTTCTTAGCCAAACATTCCCcaccagtgtgactgtgaaataaatacttggcTATTGTACTGTGCAGGTGAAATTTGCGAGATTCCTGTTATTTCTTGTAAGGGAATCAGCTGAAATGAATTATGGATATAATAAACACTAAACAACAATTATTGGcaaatgctttcacactttCTTTGAATAAAGTTCAATGAACTAATATGTCTTCAAGTTGGATTAACAGTAGGTTCGCCTGCTATtgctgatgttgtttttcaagaTAGTACAACATCAGTATCAAAAATAAAGTGCAGCCCACAACTCCTCAGGTTGACTGAGTCGTGGTTGAACTGGCAACTACTCTCATTTTAGTAAACAAACAGAAGTGAACTGATAATGACCAAAATATCAAGTGTAGCCAACTATTCTTCAGTGACtacagattatttatttttttcttaaaatatcaaCTGATCACGATCTGGCCGCAAAACGCATCCGCTGTGTCGCCCGCAGTACTAAAACCTCTCTTTGCTGGCACACTTGTGCGGTGATGCCTCTCGTAAGGGCTAGGGACTGTAGGGTCATTTGGTTTCAACCAGTCGTGGAGGATAAGATGTTATTTGTTTGCGTTGACCTGGAGGCCGAAGCACGCTACTTGAGTGTAAAGTGACAGAGAGAGTACTCAATTATGCTCTGCTTAAATTCTTAAGGTGCTCCCACACGTGTTGGAATGGGTGGCGAGAAATGTGAAAATTCCATGACGCCTCGGTAGGTGGTTGGAGAAACAGCGAGCGACTTCTTTAGAACATTTCCGTTTTTGCAAAAGGGAAAGTGTTTCCACACACTGGACCACCATGGTGGCCTTACGGCTTGATCATTTTTCGCTCGCCGCAACTTCTCATCTGCCGTCCATTATGCTGTTTTGTTGTGTATTGGCATGATGTCACAGACAGACCACCAACTTAGAGTAATGTTTAACGTCTTTTATCATTGAAAgtgctataaaaaaataaaattaaaaaaaaaacgtgcgcGTATAAAGTCGGCCGTGCTTAAATCCAATGCAttatttcctagtatcgatTGTTTACCTTTTAAACGATTTAACGATTTCCGATCGCGATACGTCGTCCGCAAGGGCAACTTGCCGAGCACAGATCGACGTAGTTGGACTATTAACTCGATACGTCGAGGTAGCAGATAAATCGTTCCGCCCATGATTGCAAACCAACTGTCTGTTCCTGACGTCCAGGTGCTGCGATAAAAGACTTTGGACCAAGATCGATCTGAACCGCTGCACTTCCATCACGCCACTCATGCTGAGCGGGATCATTCGGCGACAGCCGCTCTCCCTGGACCTCAGCTGGACCAACATTTCCAAGAAACAACTAAGCTGGCTGATTAACAGATTGCCAGGTACCACATCGAGGGGGATCGTGGCTCTCCTTTAGCTTTTACTCGGCCTCGATGTGCTGAAGTGCCGCTGTGTCTGTCAGGTCTGCGAGTGTTAAAGTTATCTGGGTGTTCGTGGGCGGCCGTATCTGCACTCTGCACGTCCAGCTGCCCGCTGCTACGAACGCTGGACGTCCAGTGGGTGGAGGGACTCAAGGACGCGCAGATGAGGGATCTCCTGTCACCTCCCACAGACAACAGGCCAGGTAACTCAACCAAGTGCATCAAATTAGCTCAATTGCAGGTGTGTTTTTAATGGTTTAAGTTTTATGTTACGTTTTATACGAA contains:
- the kdm2ba gene encoding lysine (K)-specific demethylase 2Ba — translated: MALSLSGDDEEYDSESEQQRAANRPKPKMATASAVKLPSSRSSSGARRRRTRCRKCEACMRTECGECHFCKDMKKFGGPGRMKQSCIMRQCIAPVLPHTAVCVVCKEAGKEDTLEEEEDKFNFMLMECSICNEIVHPNCLKVSDASGVVNDELPNCWECPKCNHAGKSGKQKRGPGFKYASNLPGSLLREQKPVKEEGDMSSSVKRRPDREETPRHRPDEPLHRQPPLLSPGGVPRPRLEDKLRKKRKLFDEEEEDDFRGRKKTEGSFHFRSFVERNGRLGAAEDLADDRDYRSDLLNSSLKMPVVDSDHSHCSSPQAGPSSEGGSETQEKGPRPKARRKRRLPNRELSRELSKALNQEIQKTEDCLANENRQPLKVEPESENEEPNRLFRNSNDMGEQRPHLKTKEMNGTPWELRHFYPSQITPLGFNRSTPTTRPVPPRSPPKCVQMERHVIRPPPISPPPDRLPLKDGKMHVLQREVWMKIFNHLTHQELCCCMRVSKTWNRWCCDKRLWTKIDLNRCTSITPLMLSGIIRRQPLSLDLSWTNISKKQLSWLINRLPGLRVLKLSGCSWAAVSALCTSSCPLLRTLDVQWVEGLKDAQMRDLLSPPTDNRPGQLDNRCKLRNVEDLRLAGLDVTDTSLRLIIRQMPLLSRLDLSYCNHVNDQSVNLLTAAGTTTRDSLTEINLSVCNRVTDHSLNFFKRCGSICQIDLRFCKQVTKAGCERFIAEMSVSVPFRLKEDKLLQKTS